A genomic stretch from Candidatus Methylacidiphilales bacterium includes:
- a CDS encoding glucosaminidase domain-containing protein translates to MLPELYSMKSAAYLSESLLLKNFPQQRKMSPGSLPGYKWRKILHHTLACMLLTLVGAIIVFAYFYHVFHSAQVAKLEAEQRMAQLQQEIDRLQQLNYYTSTQMIGLAKKIHDVVETADGDQKKFLSLLIPEALRVQATHGVPASATMAMAIYESGYGRSQLAVEHNNFFGLKALSEAWEGPRVYTATHDSGQRTMAYFRGYSDIHTAVLGYADFLKESGRYASAFHYRDGDKFVQAILKAGYCPDSDYHRHIAEIISRHQLNTLDLPEASASHPIGRHTVALAPVIPPWRKGWLTAAEVH, encoded by the coding sequence ATGCTTCCGGAATTATATTCGATGAAGTCCGCAGCCTATTTATCCGAGTCTCTGCTCTTGAAAAATTTCCCGCAACAGCGGAAAATGAGCCCAGGCAGCCTCCCGGGCTACAAATGGAGGAAAATTCTCCACCACACTCTTGCCTGCATGCTCCTCACACTGGTTGGCGCGATTATCGTGTTTGCGTATTTTTACCACGTCTTCCACAGCGCACAGGTGGCGAAATTGGAGGCCGAACAGCGGATGGCCCAACTGCAGCAGGAAATCGACCGGCTGCAACAGCTCAATTATTACACCTCCACCCAGATGATCGGCCTTGCGAAAAAAATCCATGACGTGGTCGAGACCGCCGACGGGGACCAGAAAAAATTTCTTTCTCTGCTGATTCCTGAAGCCCTGCGCGTGCAGGCCACCCATGGCGTGCCCGCATCCGCCACCATGGCGATGGCCATCTATGAAAGCGGCTATGGCCGCAGCCAGCTCGCGGTAGAACACAATAATTTCTTTGGTTTGAAAGCGTTAAGCGAAGCTTGGGAAGGGCCCAGGGTTTACACGGCGACGCACGACAGCGGGCAAAGGACCATGGCCTATTTCCGCGGGTATTCGGACATCCACACGGCTGTGCTGGGCTATGCGGATTTTCTCAAGGAATCCGGCCGCTACGCCTCGGCATTTCATTACCGCGACGGGGACAAATTCGTACAGGCCATTCTAAAGGCCGGATACTGTCCCGACTCGGATTACCACCGCCATATCGCCGAGATTATTTCCCGGCATCAACTCAACACGTTGGACCTGCCTGAAGCAAGCGCCTCCCACCCGATTGGCCGCCACACCGTAGCCCTGGCACCGGTAATCCCTCCCTGGCGCAAAGGTTGGCTGACGGCGGCTGAAGTCCATTAG